CGCTGGGATTTAGCTTGCTGGCCACGGGCAAGGCAAACTCTTCGCATCAACCGAAACAATTTGCTCACGGCTTTCACGTAGGAATCGTTCTACTGCTCATTCAGCGGGTCGGCCTAAACGGGGCCGCAACCGCTTTCGCGTTGCTCTATTTTGCACACACCGCTGGGATGCTTGCCATTACCAAACTGACCATCGACTTCCGCTGGTCCCGAGCCGTGCTCATCCAAATCGCCTGGATGACTCCGCTGGCTCTTGCCGTTTTCTTTCTGAGAAGGTGTTTTAAAATGCCATTTTTCGTTTGGCGAGTCGTCGGCTCATCAGGTCAATCATTGCGATGTAAATGACAGTCTCGGATGTTTCGGTTAGGCGTTCGTAGTCTTTGGAGAGCCTGCGATGTCGATTCATCCAGGCAAAGGTGCGTTCGACAATCCAACGCTTCGGTAGAACAACAAAGCCTTTTGCATGGACCGGCCGTAGAACGGTTTGAAGTAGAAGACGGCAAGCGGTCTGCACCCAATCGGGTATTCCGCATTTGCCGTAGGCGCTGTCTGCAAAGACAACCTTGAGTCGGCCATACTTGTCTTTGATCCTGTGTAGCACAAAGTGGGCTCCTTCGTAGTCCTGAAAGTCCGCTGCATGCACAACAACGACCAGCAGCAACCCCAGCGTGTCGACCGCAATGTGGCGTTTGCGACCGGTGATTTTCTTTCCCGCATCGTAGCTTCGCTGTTCACCGCCCTCCGCCGTTTTCACCGATTGGCTATCAATGATTGCGACCGTTGGAGTTGGTTTCTTTCCTTCGGATTTCCGTACTGATTCCCGCAGTCGATCGTGAATGCGCTGCCATGTTCCATCCATCCGCCAGCGGCGAAAGACACCATACACCGTGCTCCAATTCGGAAAGTCGAAGGGCAGATACCGCCATTGGCATCCCGTTCGGTTCCAATAGAGAATAGCATTGATGACGGCCCGTCGATCGATTGGCTTGCGCCCAAATTTTTTCGGCGTTGGTAGCAGTTTCTCGA
This DNA window, taken from Rhodopirellula halodulae, encodes the following:
- a CDS encoding IS5 family transposase is translated as MNVTKEYSSNLSDEQWRLIEKLLPTPKKFGRKPIDRRAVINAILYWNRTGCQWRYLPFDFPNWSTVYGVFRRWRMDGTWQRIHDRLRESVRKSEGKKPTPTVAIIDSQSVKTAEGGEQRSYDAGKKITGRKRHIAVDTLGLLLVVVVHAADFQDYEGAHFVLHRIKDKYGRLKVVFADSAYGKCGIPDWVQTACRLLLQTVLRPVHAKGFVVLPKRWIVERTFAWMNRHRRLSKDYERLTETSETVIYIAMIDLMSRRLAKRKMAF